The Mycolicibacterium insubricum DNA segment GCGCCCTTCTCCATGATCCGCTGGCCCACCGCCGTCGAGCCGGTGAACGAGATCATGTCGACCTTGGGCGAGATCACCAGCTCCTCGCCGACCAGGTGGTCGGACGCGGTCACCACGTTGACCACACCGGCAGGGATGTCGGTCTTCTCGGCGATCAGCCGGCCGATTCGGGTGGCGTTGAACGGGGTGTCCGGGGCGGGTTTGAGCACCACGGTGTTGCCGGTCGCCAGGGCCTGGCCGAGCTTGTGGATGGTCACCTCGAACGGGAAGTTCCACGGCACGATGGCGCCCACCACGCCGACCGGCTCGCGCCAGACGCGGCGGCGGGTGTTCATCCCGGTCACCGACACCAGCGCATCGCCCAGGTCGGTGTCCCAGGCGTAGCCGTCGATGAGTTCGGCCGGATAGGTCAGGCCGTCCGACAGCGGGGCGTCGAGCTGGGGGCCGTGGGTGATCGCGCGCGGGCAGCCGGCCTCGGCGATCAGTTCCTCGCGCAGGTCCTCCTTCTCGGCTTCCAGGGCCTCCTGCAGCTGGAGCAGGCAACGCTGCCGGAACTTGCGGTCGACCGACCACCCGGTCTCGTCGAAGGCCCGTCGCGCGGCATCGATGGCCCGCTGCATATCGGCGGCCGAGGCGTCGGAAACCTCGCCGATGACGGTCTCGGTGGCCGGGTTGATGTTGGCGAACATCCCGGCCTGGCCCTCGATGAGCTTGCCGTCGATCAGCATTCGGGATTCGTGCATGGTTCAGGCCTCCGCGGGGGTACGAGGTGTGGAGCTAGTGGGAGTGGTAGGTCTCAGGGCACCCCGCCGCGGGATGCCGAGCATGGTGCGGATCATCTGGTGCATGGCGGCCGACGGCAGTACGCGGTTGATCACCAACAGCATTCGGGCGTCGGGCCCGACGGGTCGCCGTGCATACGGCGCGTCGTCGTCGAGGGCCTTGGCCAGTCCGGCTGCGAACTTCGACGCCGGACGGGCCATCTTCATGGCGAGCCGGCCGCGGCGGTCCATCCCGGAGTGCAGCCGGGCGTACGGCCCGTCGAAGTCGCGCTGGTCCTGGGTTCCGGCGTCGGTGATGATGTCGGTGTCGTAGGTGCCGGTGATCAGCACCGTCACCCCGATGCCGAACGGCGCGACCTCGGCGGCCAGGGATTCACCCCAGCGTTCCAGTGCGCCCTTGGCCGACGAATAGGCCGCCGTCGCGGGCATCCCGCGCACTCCCCCGGCGCTGGAGACCAGCACGATCCGTCCGCTGCCCGCCTCCCGCATGGCGGGCAGCAGGGCGGTGGTCAGTCGCAGCGGGCCGAACAGTGTGGTCGCAAACATCTGCTCCCACAGCTCCGGCGGGGTCTCCTCCACCATGCCGGCGGCCGAGATTCCGGCGTTGTGCACCAGGGCATCCGGGGCGCCGACGGTCTCCAGGATCTGCGCGGCGGCCGCGTCGATGGATGCCGGCTCGGTCAGGTCGAGGCTCACCGCCAGCAGCCGGGGATCCTCCGGGCCGGCGCCGGTGACCTCGCGCAACCGGGCCAGTCCGGCCTCGGTGGACCGCATGGCGGCCACCACTCGCCAGCCCTGCCGGTACAGCTCGATCGCCGACGCCAGGCCGAGACCCCGCGACGCGCCGGTGATGACGGCGGTGCGCGGTGCGCTCACTGGCCGGGTCCGCATCGCCCGGGGCCGGTCGGCAACTCGGTGCGGTCCAGGCCGCCCGGCTCGGCACTGGCCCAGGTCGACCACTTACCCACCGAGAACGGTCCCGGTTGCCCGTTGACCTGGTAGAAGCCCTGCGGGTCATAGACTTTCGCCTCGGGATAGGGCCACGGGCAGGCCACCGAGGTGGAGACCCGGCTGACCTTCAGCAGCCAGAACCCACCGCCGTAGGCGAAGTAGGCGACGTTGATGAACACGAACATCACGATGAACATGCCCAAGAACGGACGCTTCGGGAAGATGCGCGCCTTCTGGGCGAGTTTCTCCGCGACGGTCTTGCCGGTGTCGTCGCGGTAGACCAGGATGCCGGCCGGGATCATCACCCAGGTGACCATGATCGATTCCCAGATCAGCGGGAACTGGAAGGTGTCACCGGCGAAGATCGACCCCCACGGCGGCACCTGAGAGTAGATGTACATCCCGGTGCGGACCAGGGTGATCTCCAGCATGGCGTCGAAGATGAAGCCGATGACCAGGATCAGGCCGGCCATGCTCCACAGCGGGTGCCGCCAGACGAAGGAGTCGACGGGCTTGCGGGCCTGGATCTTTCGCAGAATCCAGACGGCCGGGAAGTACGGACCGAAGTAGAACAGCACGTAGCCGAAGACCAGGAACGGCTCGACCGTCGGCGATATGGACACCAGCGGCCAGTCCTCGGGCCAGTGCCACAGGTCCGGGTTGTACACCGCGAACGGTGACCAGTTCATGATCGGGTCCTGCCACACGATGAACGTCGTGATCAGGGCCATCATCAGCAGCGGGCTGCGCGGGTTTCGCCGCCAGGCGATCAGCAGCACGATGATGATGATGGTGCAGGCGATGATGGTGAAGATCTCCAGCACCGTCACCCAGTGGTCGAAGCCGAAGATCGGCTTCACCGGTCGCGGGTTGCCCTCCACGTTGGGGTTGCGGATGCGGTCGGATTGCGGGCCGGTACGGGCGTTGTGGGCGACCAGGGAGACGATCACCACCGCGAAGATCAGCCAGAAGAACGGCCACAGTGATCGTTTGGGTGCAGATTGTTTGGCGACCTCGTCGCCGGACCCGGTGGCCGGCTCGTGTTCCTGAATCGTCATCGGGCGTCCTCTCCGAAGCGGTCGACGAGATGGGAGTTGACGCCGTCGGGGTCCAGCCGCCGGGCGACCAGGTACCCGGCGCCCATCCAGGCCCGCCGGGTCCAGTTGCCGAACGAGACCCGGGTGCCGGGCGCACCGGCGGCCGCCGGGACCATCTTGACCCGCTCG contains these protein-coding regions:
- a CDS encoding aldehyde dehydrogenase family protein, which produces MLIDGKLIEGQAGMFANINPATETVIGEVSDASAADMQRAIDAARRAFDETGWSVDRKFRQRCLLQLQEALEAEKEDLREELIAEAGCPRAITHGPQLDAPLSDGLTYPAELIDGYAWDTDLGDALVSVTGMNTRRRVWREPVGVVGAIVPWNFPFEVTIHKLGQALATGNTVVLKPAPDTPFNATRIGRLIAEKTDIPAGVVNVVTASDHLVGEELVISPKVDMISFTGSTAVGQRIMEKGAATMKRLFLELGGKSATIVLEDADFALGCMMGIAPCMHAGQGCANPTRLLLPRSRYAEGVEILTGIYSGVAPGDPQDAGTLCGPVINARQRDRIRGYINAGIAEGATLSVGGPEVPDGLETGFYVRPTLFTDVDNSMTIAQDEIFGPVLVVIGFDDEDDAVRIANDSRYGLAGNVMAGSVEHALAVASRLRAGFIGINGTAGYGADTPFGGYKASGVGRQNGTAGFDQYTEIKSVAYPAN
- a CDS encoding SDR family oxidoreductase, coding for MSAPRTAVITGASRGLGLASAIELYRQGWRVVAAMRSTEAGLARLREVTGAGPEDPRLLAVSLDLTEPASIDAAAAQILETVGAPDALVHNAGISAAGMVEETPPELWEQMFATTLFGPLRLTTALLPAMREAGSGRIVLVSSAGGVRGMPATAAYSSAKGALERWGESLAAEVAPFGIGVTVLITGTYDTDIITDAGTQDQRDFDGPYARLHSGMDRRGRLAMKMARPASKFAAGLAKALDDDAPYARRPVGPDARMLLVINRVLPSAAMHQMIRTMLGIPRRGALRPTTPTSSTPRTPAEA
- a CDS encoding spirocyclase AveC family protein, whose product is MTIQEHEPATGSGDEVAKQSAPKRSLWPFFWLIFAVVIVSLVAHNARTGPQSDRIRNPNVEGNPRPVKPIFGFDHWVTVLEIFTIIACTIIIIVLLIAWRRNPRSPLLMMALITTFIVWQDPIMNWSPFAVYNPDLWHWPEDWPLVSISPTVEPFLVFGYVLFYFGPYFPAVWILRKIQARKPVDSFVWRHPLWSMAGLILVIGFIFDAMLEITLVRTGMYIYSQVPPWGSIFAGDTFQFPLIWESIMVTWVMIPAGILVYRDDTGKTVAEKLAQKARIFPKRPFLGMFIVMFVFINVAYFAYGGGFWLLKVSRVSTSVACPWPYPEAKVYDPQGFYQVNGQPGPFSVGKWSTWASAEPGGLDRTELPTGPGRCGPGQ